TTGAGCTTAGGGGCCCGCTGATCTGTTTGTGCAGGTCAGACGGCCTTTTCTCCCGCCGCAGGTGCCAGACCAACCACCCGCGCAGACCTCTCAGACCGCAACCAGACCGCACGAGACTGTAGCGCCACCTCTCCGAGCCGATCCACGTACGTGTGAGCGTCACCGGGGTACAGGTGGCCGTAGCGGTCCAGGGTGATGCTCACCGAGGCGTGCCCGAGCATCTCGCTCAGCACCTTCGGAGGCGTCCCGTACTTGATGTGCAGCGACGCGCAGGTGTGCCGCAGGTCGTGAGGCCGCACCATGTCGCCAGCCACCTGCCGAGCCACACCGGCCGCCCTCACCGCAGGGTCGAACACCCGGCCCCGCCAGTTGCCCAGCCGCAGCGCACCGCCACCCGGAGCCGTCAGCAGATGATCGGCCGCCCGCTCGCCCCCGAGCGTCGCCGCGAGCTCGTCGACCAGCCACACCGGCACCGGCACCCGCCGCACCGACGCGGCCGTCTTGGGCGTGCCCTCGATCAGGTGCCCGCCGATCTCCGAGAGGTTCGTCTCGACCCGCAGCTCCCGCCGCAGCACGTCGAAGTGACGCACCCGCAGACCCGCGAGCTCACCGAACCGCAGCCCACACCACGCGAGCACGAGCACCGAGAGACGGCTCTCCCCGGCCGCCTCCGCAATCGCCCACACCTGCCCCTCGTCGAGCGCCCGGAACGGCCGCTCGGCCTTGCTCGGCAGGCTCGGCAGCTCGACCCCACGCGCAGGGTTGGACGGGATGCGCCGCGCCTTCACCGCTAGGTCGAGCACCTGCGACAGGACGATGTACGCCTGCCGCGTCCGCGACGCCGACAGGCCCCGCGAGTGCATCCGC
This DNA window, taken from Nocardioides sp., encodes the following:
- a CDS encoding site-specific integrase, which encodes MDRGEWTDPTAGRVTVGDYSAEWLRGKVKLKHSTRTSYESLLREHVLPTWAAVPLSGVRHEDVAVWVQRMHSRGLSASRTRQAYIVLSQVLDLAVKARRIPSNPARGVELPSLPSKAERPFRALDEGQVWAIAEAAGESRLSVLVLAWCGLRFGELAGLRVRHFDVLRRELRVETNLSEIGGHLIEGTPKTAASVRRVPVPVWLVDELAATLGGERAADHLLTAPGGGALRLGNWRGRVFDPAVRAAGVARQVAGDMVRPHDLRHTCASLHIKYGTPPKVLSEMLGHASVSITLDRYGHLYPGDAHTYVDRLGEVALQSRAVWLRSERSARVVGLAPAAGEKAV